CATCGCAGTGACTGATGGCAGCTTTATGTTTGTGTGGGGGGGCTATAAGGTCAGTCATTCTCATATAACATCAAACTGCACTCAAATCTGGAACACTTCTaatcttttaacattttttgtcattttataagAATGGTGATGCTGAAGCTACTGAATTTATTGATTTGTACTTGCCAAAGAATGAAATCTGGATATACAACATGGAGACAGAAAGATGGTAAATTGACTCTGGATGTCACATGGGGCTGATCAAAAGGCATTTTGGTGCTTATGATGtcgatttttatttttagttgataataaaatattgataaTTAATGGATGATTTGCAGGAGAATGAGGCGTTCAGAGGGAGACGTACCAAACTCCATGTCAGGCAGCTGTGGCTCATGTGTGGATGGGTTTCTATATCTGTTTGGAGGTCACCACGCCAGAGGAAACACAAATCTGGTAAGAATATCTGCCGGTCCCACAGAAAGACATTCGTTTCGGTTCTGAAATTCAAAACTTTACAATAAATGATTTTGCGTCCTGTAGGTTTATCGTGTTTCTCTAAGATCCTTTACGTTCCGCTGGGAAAAGATGAGTGAGTTAAAGGGCCTGGCACCAACGAGTAAAGACAAACTAGGCTGTTGGGTTTACAAAAACAAGTACGTGTTCATAAAGCAGCTTTGTGGTGAAAAGTTGAGATTTAGCTATAACTTAATTGGTTATGGGTTAAGGTTAGACTTAAACATTCACATGCAAATACCGTATGTGTGCATGCACTACTgatgaatgagacccattgacTTCCTCTAGTTTTTGTCATCTGTTCACACAGGCTGGTGTATTTCGGTGGCTACGGCTACGTCCCACCGCCCGGTCACAGAGGAACATTTGAACTAGATGAAAATTCATTCACGGTAAGTCAGTTTTTGTTCTCACagatggctgtataggtgcactggaacaatcctttctaaaatgcattaactttcgtttacaaagacgtgacgagtggtcaggggtgttcactgatatgctcacacaaaaatcgctgtaaaagatgctttccaacagctgttttatcgtagtttttgtccaactccattgacttgtattagatgtgctgtgaggtacggtattactccgcgccgggaacttcgtttgtattcttgcaattggcaaagacggattatcgccaccaactgggctggagtgtctattattcaagctctaagcggaagaatatacgggtgtgaggcgtttggaaaaatcgGTCAACAAGTTTACaatgaatgctaaaacagctgttggaaagcatcttttgcagcaatttttgtgtgagcataccagtgaacacccctgaccactcgctgagtttcacttctttgtaaacgaaagtttaatgcattttaaaatggaTTGTTCCAGTgtacctatacagccattatagaggtgggagatGATACatcaaacacccgaaaattctcgggccagcatcatgtgTACAGATTTCGGTCAAagccgttctatttcatcataaacaatctgaaaacaggttctttaagtgtaaaatacagaactttAAAGTAACAGTACCACTGGTTACCATCACTAACATTACTAACAGTATTCTTATGTTTAATAATTTACCAGTTTTCTATGATTTTTTTGTTCCTTATTTctatacagtttttttttaagtctttGTTTCTAAAGTGTCTTTTATTTTCGCTatagaaataaatttgaattgaatttgaataaaTGATGAGGTGTTGTTTTCTCAGGGAAACCACATGGGCCGAGGCTGGAACAATCACATACACGTTCTGGATCTTGAGACGTTAACCTGGACCCAACCAATCACAAAGGGAAAACACTTGACTAATTCCTCTATTATCATCACCTTTAACGGATTGGTGTTGACTGTCTGTACTGTATGTGGACAGGGAAACGCACCGTCCCCCCGGGCAGCTCACGCCTGCGCCACTCTGGGTAACAGAGGTTACGTCTTTGGAGGCCGCTATATGGTGGGTGATTGTTTAGTTAATTTACCAGCGAACCAAACTAATACGTCAACTTAGGATTCATCTATCTCATAGTGCCAATGTGATTTTGTGTTGAAAAATGTCAATCTATTGCAGGATCATCGACTCAATGATTTGTACTACATCAACCTGGACACGTGGACATGGAGTGAAATGTAAGTTAAG
This is a stretch of genomic DNA from Misgurnus anguillicaudatus chromosome 7, ASM2758022v2, whole genome shotgun sequence. It encodes these proteins:
- the klhdc2 gene encoding kelch domain-containing protein 2, with the translated sequence MEDQDNVQNMEDEDDVRGFEWDAELEDRDFEWLEDDEEEEMFVSSRSPAERSGHIAVTDGSFMFVWGGYKNGDAEATEFIDLYLPKNEIWIYNMETERWRMRRSEGDVPNSMSGSCGSCVDGFLYLFGGHHARGNTNLVYRVSLRSFTFRWEKMSELKGLAPTSKDKLGCWVYKNKLVYFGGYGYVPPPGHRGTFELDENSFTGNHMGRGWNNHIHVLDLETLTWTQPITKGKHLTNSSIIITFNGLVLTVCTVCGQGNAPSPRAAHACATLGNRGYVFGGRYMDHRLNDLYYINLDTWTWSEMCVPQNGPAGRSWHTMTPVSPDHLFVFGGFTTNRETLSDAWIYCINTNEWKPVNHEHTARPRLWHTACLGPDGEVFVFGGCANNLLSHQQAAHSNELLVFNVQPKSLLRLCVDAAVRYRKQMEHLWDVLPKHLLLQLKQRIVGDV